Genomic DNA from Melospiza georgiana isolate bMelGeo1 chromosome 3, bMelGeo1.pri, whole genome shotgun sequence:
CCATTCATATACACAGCACCAAAGCCCTTATAGTGATGACTTCACCAGATAAAGCATAAAGATGATGATTTgatattaaaatttttattgtaTAGAATTCTGACAGACAGAAATCTAACTCTTTGTAATGGTGTTAGATCTCAACAGGAGAAAACTTTGATGCCATTCCCCATCAGCTGCTGAGGAAGTACGTGGGGTACGCTCGGCAGTACGTGCACCCCAGCTTGTCTCCAGAGGCTGCACAAGTCCTCCAGGAATTCTACCTGGAGCTCCGGAAACAGAACCAAGGGGCAGACAGCACCCCCATCACCACGAGGCAGCTGGAGTCCCTGATTCGCCTGACAGAGGTAAATGCAAGCTGGAATGCTTGAGGGATTGAGAGCAAAGAGATTATTCCTGAGGTACTACCCAAATCCTACCATTTTTTACAGCTTATTCACCACTATGCTTTCTCtgtttggttaaaaaaaaaaaaaaaagtgagaatgCATCAGATTTAGAAGGGTATTAGAATAAGATCCCAATATTAAcaggtagattgtgcctgggctagtctgacccttgctgctgggccaaaggcggcaactgtggtgtttcagTTGCAGCTGCAGTGTTGCAGCTGGGCCCTGAcacaagtccaggcttgtagaAACTCAGTTTACCTCAGGGGAAgaggcttcaggcgatggtgaagagaaaggagacagatTCTGTCGGAGGGTTGATatccagagttttattccatggtcacagacgTCTGAATCTTaggtaacagctccaacagaatcctgAGCACATGGTTCTGGCTCAATttaagcccagggacagggggaggggaagggacaggtgagcaccaaccaggtgggaggaggagggtctcaggggacaagggacacatagacaggccaatgacccccaggcctgaggggcatcctttgaacttgaccaaccacacgatgCCCTTGCTGGAATGTTGAAACTGattgacagcccagcagggggcgagggggaaggggaagagaggtattgccacacctgggaaggggctgggaagtttaaaacaggaaattgcaaACACTGCAAAAGAAGGGCTTAAGAGCTGCTGTTCCTTAAAACTTCTTATAAAGCAAAACACCCTTGAGGAGGTGGGAAGAGAGTCTATCACATTCcccaaaaggagaaaaaagcagGTGCAGGCAGGAGCAACTGCTGCTCACCTTGAACCTAgactgcttctcttttccctaaCACTGCCTTAACAGCACTATCTGTGATCTGCTGCTTCACAAGGCTACTCTgatgaaaagcaaataaactcCAAGCCACAGCCTAAAAGTTCAAGTATGCAGGAGGACACAGTGGCACACtaacaaaaaatagaaaaatcttCCTCTAATCCCATATGCTTAGGTTCTGTCTCTGCTTAGGTTCTATCTCTGCTCCTAAAATTTGTGCTTGTAGCCCTTGTAGAGTGATTGTAGCCCTTTTTCATATCAGTTATGATATATCTTAAACCtttgtgggatatttttttctgttttaaggCACGATCAAGGCTGGAATTAAGAGAGAAGTCTACCAAGGAAGATGCTGAGGATGTAATAGAGATAATGAAATACAGGTAGtagaaaatactgttttaaagATAAATAAGGCATCACAGTGCTATTCATTTGAAACTTAATTCCTTTACATATTCAAACACAATGAAGAAATCACTTTATCAGGCTTAGAACCATGATACTTCCTGAAGGGAGGTTGTAGACAGatgggggtcggtctcttccACAGGGGGGCTGATGGTGTGATCTCTGGTAGGTGAAGAGTTTGGCAAGGAAATTCACCTGTTCTTAGCCCACTTCATTTCACTGAGTTCTTTCAAATGGTTTATGTTGCTTTACATCAGGTAAGATGTCATTCTCCAGTTTggtatttttgtctttattttcccAGATCAAGAGGACACAAtctcaagctgtgtcagggaaggtataggttggatattaggaaaaagtttttcaccaAAAGAACAATAAAGTACTGGagtgctcttcccagggaggtggtagaatcaccatctctggatgtgtttaaaaaaagactggatatgGCACTTGAGATGctagggcacaggttggactcagtgaCCTTAGAGGTCTCTCCCAACCTCATGATTATGTGATACTACattattttgtgattctgtgatactaCTATTTGGATTTGTTAGCTGCTCCTTaaaagctgccagcagctctaaGTCAAATACAATTGCTTAGGCTTGTGAGTTGTGGGGTCACAGTGGTTCTGCCTGTCTGGGCACAGTAATGCACACGTGAGGCTCTGCTGAAGAGTTTTTGTCCCCTGTGAGTTCTCTCTGGTACAGGTGAACAATTAAAAGTTCAAGAGTGATTTGGATGAATGCTTAGTCTAAGTTCCCTAGAGAGTGACCTGACAGGGGGTAGTTTTCTGTGTGGCTTCTGAAATTTCTCAAGCATCACATTTTGGGAATCAAATCGACATatgtttgcttttctgtcttGCTGAGAGTTTGATCTCTTTTTGTAACCTGTTTGTAGCATGCTGGGCACTTACTCGGACGAGTTTGGGAAGCTGGACTTCGAGCGCTCCCAGCACGGCTCTGGGATGAGCAATCGCTCGCAGGCCAAGAGATTCGTGTCTGCCCTGAGCAGCGTGGCAGAGAGAACCTACAACAACCTCTTCGACCTGCAGCAGCTGCGCCACATCGCCGGCCAGCTGCAGCTGCGGGTGAGCgccccctgcagcagccacacacTGCCAGGCCACCCTCGGTAGTGCTGCCAAAGGCACAGGGGCAGAGGCACCTCTGCTGCCTCTTTGCAATGGCAGACATAACCAGTGTGCTGCTGttgggctgagcagagctcctCAAGTGTCTGTGAGCTCCACTGACCCCACAGCTGTTTGCAACAGCAGCTCCTTGCACTGGTAAGGGCTGATCCCACTGATGAGGCTGGCTCTGAGCAAGATCCTGGTTTGATCTGTGAAAGGCAGTGGTGCTTTCAATGCTGCACTCCTTCTGCCTCCCCAGAGGACACGCCTGTTTAGTTTAGACTTGTGGTGTCTGTGCTCTATTTCAGCAGTGCAATGATGTTTCTGCATCACCTCCTCTGGACGAAATATGCCTTTAGATTTTCATTCCTGCTCAGACATCCTGAAGTTGTATGTTGAAAGGATCATCTAGGACATGTGGCCACAAATGTATTCTGCCCTGTAATTGATTTGCATTCTGTACTTGTGGGGGCTTCAGCCAAACAGAACTATTGATAGCTAACTGTATATTTGCTCCACTTATTGAAGTTATTTTAACTAACTCTAATTCTCCCTTCATATATAGAATATTTTTGCCCACCCAGGGATAccatttcttgctgtttgtttgggggatccatggggagTCCCCAGGGGCCCCCTAAGCTGTGTGttggctggcagcagcaggcaggcaagGAGACTCCACACAGCTTCTGAGGGTGCTGATTAGATGAGGATTTATTgggggtcccagccctgggagcagcacagttTCTGAgggagaaagggggaaagggggagagagggagagcctaGGGAGAAAAGGGGCCAAGAGCTTCTCATCTCTTGCAGAACTTTACAGGGAGATTCAAAGTGGGTGCAGAATAAGACTTGGGCCAATGGGATTACACATACATGAAACTTCAGGAGAGAATCCCAGGCTTGGAATAAACTGTACGTTTTTGAGGGGTGAGACAGAGCATACCATTTAACTAAAATGTAACACCACACATCACCTCCTCTGGGTTATTTATGCCTTTCAGGTTTTCATTCCTGCTTCAGACATCCTGAAGTTGCATGTTGAAAGGAACATCATCTAGGACACGTGGCCACAAATGTAATTGATTTGCATTCTGTACTCCTGAGGGCTTCAGCCAAACAGAACTATTGATAGCTAACTGTACTTTTTGCTCCATTGACTACTTATTGAAGTTAATTTAACTTCAAGAAGTACTTATAAGTGCACTTATTTAATTAACTTCACTAAGACTACTTATTGAAGTTAATTTAATTAACTCTAATTCTCCCTTCTTATATAAACTACTTTTGCCCATTCAAAGTTCTATACCTGGAAATCAGGGAGACTTGTAGAAATCATGCATTTGTGGTAGATACTTCTGTTTCAGAACTGGAATTTACACATATGTAGCTGCACCCTTTCTTCATGTCATAGAGGAGAGACTGCTGCTTCTGTGTAACACTGCAGTAAAACCAGTGTGTAACTAAAGCAGCAGACAGGGGGGCTGATGGTGTGAGATCTCTGGTAGGTGAACAGTTTGCCAAGGAAATTCACCTATTTTTAGCCCACTTCATTTCACTGAGTTCTTTCAAATGATCTATGTTGCTTTACATCAGGTAAGATGTCATTCTCCAATTTggtatttttgtctttttttttcccaggtatCTGATTTTGAAAGCTTTATTGGATCCCTGAATGATCAGGGTTATCTTTTGAAGAAAGGTTCAAGAGTTTATCAGCTCCAGACCATGTGAGAGGAGTCACTGTGATGGACTTCCTTGGGATGATTGTCCCCTTGCACTGCTgacctggagcagggaggcacACCCTGAGCTGAGCTGCGCCTGCCACAGCGCTGGGGTTTGCTGGGCTGGAGATTCCCCTGCAGAAAATGAaactggagagctgcaacaggaCAAACTGGCACATGGTACTGCTGCCTGGCtcatcctgcagctctctgtTCCAAATGGGACCTCATCATCCCCCAGGAGTGGAAGGTTATTCTGTTACAGTGCCATAAGGGACTTCACTTATGAAAGAGATGCTGCACCCACAAATTCCAGCCCAGGAATCTTCCATGAGAGGATGGTATGAGCTGTACTTTCAGCATTGTGGTTCATTTAAAGTCTAGAAATGTTTCCAGTAGGTTCTGACAACACTGTTTGATAGCTGTTACCAAATGACACTTTACTGAATCTGACTtgattttctgctttgaaacaTGGTCTTTGAAGCCaaggttttatttaaaagtcTGATTTAAGAAAATATCCTTATTACAATATTTAATTTGTAAAGCAGGGATTGGATTTTGACTTCCATTAAACTTTATATATGAGAAATATGACTTGTTCAAGGCTGTTTAATGGCCTTTACAGGATCTGTAACACCAACAGgttctgtttgtttctgtgtAACTGTTCCTGACACAGAACCATGTGTGTTCAGCAGGGGTGAAGTGCTGAATGCCTCCTGACTTTGATGAAATCAGAACCATGGTCTGGTGCaatgaagcagcagctgggaagctTTCAGTGTAAGAATTAAAAACCTACAAACACCAATACACCCTCcctaaagaaaaatatactttaaaaaatcaggACTTGTTTGCCCTCTTTCATTTCCCAGGTAAGATATGATAgatgacaaaaagcagaaatactgAAACTTAGTGCCTCACCCTGTTATttaagggacagcagggaccaAATAAACTTGAAACTGAGAACTGGTCAGCCAGATGAAATGCTTTACGTACAAAACCGTAGGTTCTACATGGGAGCTCTGAAGGGGCAAGGTCTGCTCTATCAGCTAAAGGGCAGTAGGTGTTGGAGGCTGATTTTGGCTtagtgcagggctgggacaggagcgTGCCCCAGGAGCCAACAAACAACTGCAGCTGGGAAAGCGAACTCATTGCCGTTCCTCCCTGAGACAGCAAACGCGGGCAGGCCAGAGCCAGGAGCAAGGGCTGAGCTCCAGACACCACTCGCGCTCTCGGAGCAGTTTCTCAAGGCAAAGCGAAcctcccccttcctccctcaAGGGCTTTCCCAGAacggcgcggccccgccgtgGGGGGGAGCGGGACGAGCCCGGGCAGCCGCCCACCGGGCCGCCATGGGCATCGCCGTTCGCGCCCGGGGGCCGCCGGGGGAGAGCCTGAGGCGGGAAAGCACCGGGAAAGCGGTGGAAAAGCACCGGGGAGGCTTTCCCGGCACCGGCCCTTCCACTCGGCTGCCAGCCGTAAAGCGCGCGGCCTGAGGGGGGGCGGGGCTGACGCAAAGCGCCGCAAAAGGTCGCGCGTCCCCGGCAGCGCTCGCGGTACACGCGCCGCGCGCGGCTGGCGCGCCGTGCTCAGTCCCGCGGCGCGGATGGCGCGAGGCCGCGCGCTCCcgcgggcagcgcggccgcgCGCGTAGGGGCCGCGGGCAGCGCCTCTCCCGCAGCGCTTCTCCCGCGCCGCTCCTGCCGCGCCATGCTGGCCGCcgcctggctgggcaggggctcctgGGGGCTGCTCCGCGGCGCGGCGCCGAGGCGGCCGGGCGGCGGAGCGAGGCCTCTGGGTGGCCGGCCCggctcggcggcggcggcggcgggaaatgaggcgcggcgcggcgggggcgTCTCGTGCGTGCCCGCCTGCGCGGGGCTCCCGCGGCTGCTGcgcgcgcccgccgccgcctgGCGCCTCCtgagcggcggggccgccccgcccgAGCCCCGGCCGGagcgcggcgcggcggggccctACGCCGAGCTGGTACGTGCGGGACGGCGGGGACGGGCGGGGGAAGCCGGGCGGGCTGAGCCATGTCACACACGGCGCTCCGAGGCACGGACCCTGCCCCGGCGCTCTCCTGCTGAGGCAAAGTTAATGTTTAGCAGGTCGAGGCCGTGCGCCTCGCCAGAGCAGCGCGCCGCTTCCAAGAACTTTGCCGGCTTTCTGGCTAGTTAAGCGGAAAAAGTATTTGTAGCGATTAAAACTCTGTTATGTGCCAAGGCGGGGTTCGAGTTCCTGCCCTGAAGTTTTTTCGTTTCTTGCTTTACAGTATGAAAACCCCTGGACCATCCCAAATATCCTGTCCATGGCGAGAATGGGTCTGGCGCCAGTTTTGGGCTATTTGATTGTTGAAGAGAATTTCAACGTTGCCCTCGGTGTGTTTGTCCTGGCTGGCGTGACAGACCTGGTATGTCGGCTTGGAAGGGCTTTGGGAGCGTTGGAACAGACTCCTGTGTAGAATGGAAACGGGCAAAacagatttgttttgttttctaggaTTTGTTTTTAGATTTGTTAGTTTCTAGGAATGCTGTATATATCCTTTGTGGTGCTGCAAAGGGAATTTGCAGGTGCCTGAAGGCATTAATGCTAATGGAGGAAAGGGGAATGACCAGCCCCGGGTGGGCATTGGCCACTCCGTGCTTGTGCACCTGCTGGTCTGTTAAATGATACAAGTATCAGCTAAGAGGTATCACATTTTATCCTAGTTAAACTCGCTGTTTTACCTGATGTCATTCATTAAATATCTCTCTAAAGTAGCGTGCAGGAGCTGTTGTGGTTCATACTCTTCTAACAGCTATTGAATTTTGGTTTTCCTAGTTGGACGGATTTATTGCACGGAACTGGGCTAATCAGAAATCAGCACTGGGAAGTGCTCTCGATCCCCTGGCAGATAAAATCCTCATCAGTGTGCTCTATGTGAGCCTAACTTGTGCAAACCTTATCCCAGGTGAGGAAATGTCATTTGTGTGCTCTAGATGAGGAAAGGAAGGTCGGTTTGTGTGTAGCAACACTTCTGGTGTTTCTAAAAGGAAAACTGTGTATCTCTTGGAACTCTTGCTATGCCCTTTGTTCCCATTAAGCACTTCCCCAGGGACCCCACAGAAAGCAAGTGCTGCCACATACAAAGTGGCATGTACTGCCATTTCTAGGTGCTCTTTCTTTAAAGCACTAATAGTAGTTCTGTAAAGTTGTTTTTCATGGACTGGATTGTTTCAAGTCTTCAGTTTAAACCCTTTCAAGAGTTGTGTTAAACATCCTCACTAATGCACAGAACTCGCTCAAGAGAATTTGGGTGCGGTTATTTCATCTTGCATCCAATTTCCAGCtcttttgtttgtgttttaccTTTAATCATGGGCAGTTTTTCACTGGCTGGTGTTGCCTTGCAGTTCCCCTGACTTCCATGATCATCCTGCGGGACGCGGCGCTCATTGCCGCCGTCTTTTACGTGCGATACAAAACTCTTTCTCCACCGGTGAGTGCACAGCATTAAAAGTGTCTAATCATAACAAAAAATACATGAATAAGCTTAATTAATAGCTGAGTTGTGACCAAGAGATTTGTCATCTTGAGGCTTGATGGTCACAAGATGCAATGCCTGTCCTTTTGCCAAATAGAtttctgagcagagcagtgttttAATAAAGTATGGTTTGTAAAGATAAGTCAGAGCTACTGAtagcttttttcctgtgtgtgctGTAATAATAAATCTTACAAAAGAGCAGTGTAATTCAGTGCTACAGTTGCCTTTTCTTTATCATGTGGACAGGTATATTAGATTGAACGTACAAGAgctgcattttttccctctttttctcccCCAACAGAGAACCCTGAGTAGGTATTTTAACCCCTGTTATGCTACTGCACAATTAAAACCAACATTTATCAGCAAGGTAAGAGCAATAACTTGTTACAAAAGATAACTCCTGGGTGCTTGGAGCATTGTGTGGCTTGGAGGGTGGGGATGATTTACCACTACTGCTGAGTACAGTTTCAAAATAGTGCCAACTATACCTGGATCCTGAAAGGTTTTCAGCTATGCTCTGTCAGAGCACGTGCTAATTTGGAGAGAGTAAGATGCTTTATTTTAAGAAGGtctcaaaataaattttctatATGTAAACTAATCCTTAAAGCAGTAATACAAGTGTGTGTTGGTATTCCTTGTACTCCTTCAAGTTGCTCACAGttcctgttttgcttttctcagaTGAACACAGCAGTTCAGCTGATTTTGGTGGCGGCTTCTCTAGCAGCACCTGTTTTCAATTATGTGGACAGCGTATATCTGCAGACATTATGGTAACTGATATCTTACATCTTTTTCCCCAGATAATTTAATGTGCTCCTAAGGAAACTGGTAATCAAGATTAATTTGTGTGgaacaaaaaaatcttctgtGCTCAGAAGATGCAATAGGCCCATATGCTTGAATTTTTACACCTTTAGTCTTAAATGACACCAGAGATagatatttatttgtatttaatgaAACTAGTAAGATCCAGGAATATTAGCTTAGAAACAAGTCTTTGGGGTAGGCATGGTGAACACAGGCAGAACACAAATTCAGATCAGTGGAGAAAAAAGGAGCAGGAAGAAAGGCTGCATGGATTGAAATCTTGAAATCCAGGTTTCTGCAGCCTGTTTGAAAAGCACATGGAGAAATGGTGATTCCTCCTAGACCttaggaaggaaggagagggatGGGATGAGAACAGGCATAAAGGAACTTTCCTCCTTAAAAAATgctgttccctctgctctcaTTGAGTTCTGAACTGCAGCTGGCTGCATCTGTTAGAGTGCAGTTATTTTTCCTGAGCTGTTTGGCAAAATTTCAGAACAAAGAGTTCTGAACAGCAGATATCAGAATTACTTAGTAACTTAAAGTAGTACAAAATCCAGTGTTACTTGTCTTCTagggaaataaattaaaaaaaaccaaccaaaccaaagaaaccaaaaccaccaATCCAAACCAAGAAGTGTTTAAGGAACTGTGAATGAACCTTGATCTTAACAGTCTGTGGTTTTTTATCGTGGTGGTAAGACAAAATCTAGAGTTGCCTCTGGGTGTAATTTGGCCGGTTGTTCTGTGAATGCTCTCAGAAactccctggcagtgctcagggagggcagcaggagcagaggggcaggcagggctgtggcagtgaCCTCAAGGTGGTGTCAGCCTTTCACAGAGGAGCACTGCTCATTTAGGGGTACCTGTGGTCTGGGAGGGAAACGAGAGGCTGAAGCAGGAATTTGTTCTTTAGCTTTGGGACTTGGTGAAAATGGTAAGTTTGAGTCTTGAGGGGTTTGAATGCTCCCTGCTCACACTGCCAAGGAATAGTTTCTCACATTTGTCAGTTCTCAAGCTGGTAAAAGTTATGTAGGCTGCAAATGCTGaatcttttgttttcccttctctaAAGCAAGTGCTGGTGTGGTGACAATTTGCCCTGGTATGCAGTTACAGTGAAGCACGCTGCTTACCCCTGGATGGCAGAGCCTTTGTGTATCTAATCCTCCCCATAGCCCTGAATTTCAGCTTATAAACTGTAAGCTGCATTTGTGTGGAGCATAGTTCCTGACTGTGTAGTTATAAACagatgctaaaaaaaaaaaaaaaaaaaaaaaaaaaaaaaaaaaaaaagaagaaaaaggaaagaaaaaggcactTTTTCTATTGTCCATAGACCCCCATGACTTAGAGGAACTCTTTTCCCCAAAGGTGCATCACAGCTTTCACAACGGTGACATCTGGCTACAGCTATTACCACTATGGCAGGAAAACTGTCCAGGTGATCAAGAACAAGTGGAGTGGTCCAGGTGATCAAAGGTGAAGTGTTCCtggaaaggcaggaagaagGTGCTGTGCCCCCAGAGGTGGTGGTATTGCAGCTGAGTTTTGGATCAAAGCACTCTTTGTTTATCTGCTTAAACCATGGCATCACAATGAAGTGAAATTTGAACATGTACTGTGTATATATGTAGAGACAGACtttttgatgtatttttaatttcctgaaaaAACGAGGTTGTttacaaaaccaaataaataattaGTAAAAACACAGGTTACTTGCTGCTGCCATGTGCATTCTCAGTAATTTTATGCTGGTTTTGAAGTCAAGACACACACTTGGCACCATGTTTGTTTTGCCATATTCATGCAAGGCACTGAGTACACTGGGatctgagaagaaaaagcaatcaCAAGAACAAGTTTGTACCTCAGCCTGTCAGTAAACCAGCACTGCCCATTAGGACCTAATGACTCacctcaggctgcagcagaaggaagcacGTCATCGAGGGACAGTGTCTGCAGAAATTCAAAGCAGAGAGAAATTTTGCTTTATGTTCCATGAGTGATACTGATAAACCATGAAGAGTTCCTACCCTgctcccttttctttttaaagataaaCAATGATGAACTGTACTGAGGGTTTTTGAGAAAGGTCAgcggtgctgtgaggagcctgTACCCAAATGGAGTTCAGTTTCTCATCCTATGTATTCATTGCTAGTGATTGAAAGAAGTTCCTGTATCTCCAGATGCTTTAAAGCTCCTAAAGATGTTGTTTAATCCCAATACCACTGGCTGAAGAGGACATTTAAAATACTGTCCAAATGAATGGAGAGAGTGGAAGAAATTTTAGATGTGTTTGCTGTTATTTCTTCCTGTGCTTCCAGCTTCAAGATGTACTCTGTGCTCCCCCTCATGCAAGGACAACTTGTTCTTTGCCTGTTCTCTACCGAAGAAAGAGCAAGGCAGAACAGGTCAAGTTGATCATAAACtcatattttctctttgtgaACAAcgtgatttttcttttatgtcaTAAAAAGTACAACTATGAAGGGTTTCAATGACTGAAAATCAGGAGGTAAATAATACCACTGTATTATTGTTGTATTAGCAAAGAAAACTTTCTGTAGAAGAGCACACCGTCTCTTTTGTGACAGTGTGTTTGTATAGATGAAGtattttaatgatttctttATATTGAAACTTGTATAAAATGGTTCACAGAGAAAACACTTGGTCTTTGTTAGTACCTTTGTTTTCACCCCGTCTTTAATGGTTAGCCCTGCATCTTTCAGCAAAGAATAGAGGGTGGACGTTTCCTTAAACTACATGAGTAGTGGAGTATTTTCCGTGCC
This window encodes:
- the CRLS1 gene encoding cardiolipin synthase (CMP-forming), whose protein sequence is MLAAAWLGRGSWGLLRGAAPRRPGGGARPLGGRPGSAAAAAGNEARRGGGVSCVPACAGLPRLLRAPAAAWRLLSGGAAPPEPRPERGAAGPYAELYENPWTIPNILSMARMGLAPVLGYLIVEENFNVALGVFVLAGVTDLLDGFIARNWANQKSALGSALDPLADKILISVLYVSLTCANLIPVPLTSMIILRDAALIAAVFYVRYKTLSPPRTLSRYFNPCYATAQLKPTFISKMNTAVQLILVAASLAAPVFNYVDSVYLQTLWCITAFTTVTSGYSYYHYGRKTVQVIKNKWSGPGDQR